AACGCCAACCGTTGCCTCACCTGTCACAAGCGCGAATTCACACAGGACTCGGGCGCGCCGATGATCAGCGTGACGCATTACATGACGCGCGAGGGACAGATGATCGCGGACGTTTCCCCGCGGCGGTACTTCTGTACGGCGTGCCACGTCCCCCAGGCGGACGTCCAGCCGCTGGTACCCAGCACCTTCAAAGACATGAGCGAACTTGGGTTCAAGCCAGCGGGAAGCGAGTGAGACCATGATCGCCTGGATCCGGAAAGTCGTGCTGTGGGCATGGGGTATCATGATCACGCCTGCCGTGACACTTGGGCTTGGGTTCCTGACGCTCGGCGGCTTCATCGGCGGCGTCATGTTCTGGGGCGCTTTCAACACGGCCCTCGAAGTGACCAATACGGAGAAGTTCTGCACCGGATGCCACGAGATGAAAGCGAACGTCTACGAGGAGCTGACGCGCACCATCCATTTCTCGAACCGTTCGGGGGTGCGCGCAAGTTGTCCCGATTGTCATGTGCCGCACCAGTGGACGGACAAGATCGCCCGCAAGATGCAGGCGTCCAAGGAAGTGTGGGGCAAGCTGTTCGGGACGATCAATACGCGGTCGAAATTTCTCGAGCACCGTCTTGAGCTGGCTCAGCACGAATGGGCGCGCATGAAGGCCAACGACAGTCTGGAATGCCGCAACTGCCACTCTTCGGTCGCGATGGATTTGCAGAAGCAGACCCAGAGGGCGGCTGAAATCCACACGCGATATCTCCTTTCGGGAAAAGCCACCTGCATCGATTGCCACAAGGGCATAGCCCACGAGCTGCCGAACATGGAAGGCATCGATCCTGGCTGGAAAATGCCGAAAGAACTCGAGGGAAAAAAGATGGCCGACGGGACTCCGGATGGTAGCACTCCGGTCGAGGATCTTCGACGCGCTTTGGCCGAAGCTCATGCCGCGGCTTTCTGACATTTAGTTAGGCCATTTCCAGTCGGACATTGTGCCGACGTCGCTCATAGTTCCGCTAGCGGGCCAGTTCGGCTGGCTCGGATAGGCGACATCGCCAGCCGCCTGGCCCCCTTCAAGCCCCTAAAGTTCATGCAGGGCTTCAGCCACGGCGGGAAATGACGTGGTGATGGGTTCACTATCCGCCTGTCACACTCATGTGCCGGGCCACGGCTGGCCTGCCCGTCCGGTCGATGACGAAGTCATGGCCCTTGGGTTTTCGGAAAATCGCTTCGTCGATCGCCGCTGAAAGAATTCCATCGTCAGGGCTGGCGCGCAGGGCGGCTCTGAGATCCGCCGCGTCGTTCTGTCCGAGGCACATGTAGAGGGTTCCGGTGCATGTCAGGCGAACGCGGTTGCAGCTCTCACAGAAATTGTGCGTCATCGGGGTTATGAAGCCAAGGCGGCCGCCCGTCTCCTCGACACGGACGTAGCGGGCAGGGCCTCCTGTGCGATGTCCGATATCGGTCAGCGTGAAATCTTTTTCGACATCCGCGCGAAGCCTGGACAAAGGCAGATACCGGTTCGTGCGGTCCTCATCGATTTCCCCCATGGGCATCGTTTCGATCAGAGTAAGATCCATTCCGCGGCTATGAGCAAAGCGCAGCAGGTCGGGGATTTCGACGTCGTTGAAGTCCTTCAGAGCGACCGCGTTCAGCTTGACGTGGATGCCCGCTCTCAAGGCGCAATCGATCCCCTCCATCACCTTCCCAAGATCGCCCCAGCGGGTGATCTTGGTGAACTTGTCCGGATCGAGCGTGTCGAGCGAAACGTTGATCCGACGCACGCCGCAGTCATATAGCTCATCGGCATGGCGGGCGAGTTGCGAGCCGTTTGTTGTTATTGTGAGTTCGTCCAGCCCGGAACCGATCCTCTTGCCGAGTTGCCGTACCAGAACCATGACATTCTTGCGGACGAGGGGTTCGCCGCCCGTGAGCCTGATCTTGCGCACACCCTTATCGATGAAGACGGAGCACACACGCTCGAGCTCCTCCAGGGTCAGAAGGTCCTTCCTCGGCAAGAACTGCATGTTCTCAGCCATGCAGTAGGTGCAGCGGAAATCGCATCTGTCCGTGACGGAAACCCTCAGGTAGCTCACAGCCCTCCCGAAGGGATCGATCATCGGTGCGGCCTGCGAGGCGACGTTGTCGATGACTTGCTGGTATGGAGGGAAGGCGGCGTTCATGTAAGTCTCACCCGATGCACGGACCACAGAGGCTCAATATGCACGAAACCGATTGTGAGTGCTTCTATATTTCTGGTACGTTCGAGCTTGCGGCATGGCCAGAACGGATCAGTCCGGTCGGATACCGGTGTCGGCAGGACCGGTCCAATCACGGACCGGCCGACGCGAGCCATGGTCTTGAACCGATCGCGTTGGAAACTGCCATTCCCCTCTAATATGCAATCGCTCAGTGGAGCATCGCTCGCGACCGCTTACCGCTGACTCAGCGGGGGCACTCCTGCCAGAGCCAACCATTGACGCGAGGCAAGCCCATATGGATATATTCAGCCGCCGGTAGAAGTCGAACGCTCCGGCATTAGGGTCCTTGCGAAGATCAGCTGCAGGGGCCCTTTTTGATGTTCCGATTGCGCGCGATCATGCCTTGGTTACGATGGCCCCGGCGCGATTGAGCGTCAAACGGCATGACCTATACCGCTGACTTCATCACTGAGCTTTTCCGCCCGCCGCAAATGCGGTCGAGAAGCTCACCCATGTCCGAGAAGGGCGGTTACTCCTGCGGGCCAACTATGTTCCATAAATCGCCTTACGCCCCTTCCACCATAATAAAAAACGCAGTACGCAAAGACCCGACCAGATAGACCATTGATTTTCTGAAGAGACCAAGCAAGGTGGTCGTCGGTTCAAGCGCTTGGTGTCGACGGCTTGATTTGCCTACCTGCATGTCGGCTATCCCCGCAGCCGCAATTGTGTAGCCTGCTGCCGTCGACTAAGTCTGTTTGAAGCGGATCTCCTGAGCGCCCTCCCATAACACTTTCTTTCCGAGAGCCGGCAGAGACTCGAGACCCTCAATGATGGTCAGAAAGTGATTACCGGCCAGCTGGCCCATCTTGCTGGCGAAATTTACGCCGCCGTATGCGAGCAGGATTTCCGTCTCACTGAAACCGCCTGGATAGAGAATGAATTGGCCGGGCGCCGGGTAGCTCGTAGCGTTTTCGAAACCGAGTTCCAAATCGGTATCCCCGAGCGGGATCCAGCAGCCTTCGCCGCTCCAGCGCACATGAATGATGCGCTCACTATAGGGCAGCATATGGAGAAAGCGCGCACAGGTTTTCGGCGCAGCTTCGTTCTCAAGCTTTGCCTTGAAAGCAAAGCCTCCGGCCAGAATTTCAATCATGTATAGGATCCTTTGATCATCGCTTAGTCGTGCGGGCGTGATCGTTTCACGGTTGTTGAGGATGTCTGGATGGTGTTGAGCGCAGAGATCACCGCATCGCAGGTGGCGCTGTTATGCTGCTCCAACCGCTCAGCGAAGTCGGCAGGATCGCCCCGGCGCAAAGCTTCCATGAAATCGATATGTTCCTTTAACGACTGGTCCCAGCGCTCATGTCCGTAATTGGCCATGGTGCGGGCGCGGTAGACTTTTTTCGAAAGGGCCTCGTAAGTATCTTGCAGCGATCGATTGCCGGTAAACTCGGCCATGCGCCGGTGGATGTTCTGGTTGATCTTGAAATAGCTGACGCGATCTTCCGTCGCATGTCGGTGCGCCAGTTCGAGATGCATGGCGTCAAGTTCCTGGTGCTCGCTCGCCACGATACGTTCGACCAGAAGCCGGCCGATCAGGCGCTCAATGCCGCCCAGCAGCTCGAATACTTCCGCCACCTCCTTGACATTAACTTCGGAGACCCGAGCGCCGTGGTTAGCCCGCCAGACCAGCCAGCCGTCGGCGGCTAGAACCTTCAGCGCCTCACGCAGCGGTGTTCGGGACACCCCGAAATGTTCGCATAGCTGGATTTCAGGCATCCGACTTCCAGGCGGTAATTCACCCTCCTGGATCATTTCGGTTAGACGCGCGACGAGATCCTCGTGCAGGGTCGCGCGCTTAGTTGACAGGGGCTTCCAGGGAGCCGTCGCCTTCGTCTGGGTGTCATTCGGCATGTATCACCAGTTCCAATCGGGTCACGGGCAGAGCGATAGCACTCAAGACAGGATATCCGGAAATTCGGTAGCAGCGGTAAGCCGGCTGTAAAAATCCGTAAGATGAGGTCTCAATTGGTCGGTGAAGGTCACATCCTCGGGACTTGTGGGAAGCCTTGCAGTCTTTGCCGCCGTACCAGCTTGTCGACCTGCCGCATCAATGTCGGCACCGACGAGCACCCCGTCGCGGTAGAGAACCTGGCCGCCCACCATGGTCAGGCAGGCGTCGGCCCCCCGTGCTCGCGCCACCAGCGCGTCGACGATCGGCATGTCCTCATCGAGATAGGCGCCACGGGTCCTTCCCAGCGAAAATGCCGTCATATCAGCAAGCCAACCCTTTTCCAGTCGGCCGATGCGGCCGTCAAAGCCGGCGATCGCCGCGCCGGAGGTGGTCAGCATCTCAATCACCTGACGCGCGGTCGGCTTCGGCGGTGAACTCCAGTTGCGCCGACCGGTCAGCATGGATGCGACCCTGGCCTCGGAAAACAAATCCTCATCGTCCATGACACTGGAATTGTCGCTGCCGACGCCGACGCGCACGCCGCTAGCGATCAGCTTCGGCACCGGTGCGGTCGCATCGCAGAGCCGCAGATTGGAGCCAGGATTGGTGGCTACCATGGCATGACCTTCGGCCAGAACCGCAATGTCGTCGTCTGTCAGGAATACACCATGGGCGATGACGGTTTTCGGACCGATCGCACCAAGCGAAGCAAGATGCCGCATGGTACCCTCGGGATAAAGATGGAGGCAGGCAGCGTATTGCCCGGTCGTTTCCAGTGCGTGAATGTGCAGTCCGATGCCGCGGCGGGCCGCATCGGCGGCGACGGACGCAAAGAGCGGATCCGTGACCCATTGCGGACCCGAGGGGCCGTAGCAGAACGACAGCTTGTCATCATCGCCGAAGTCGGCAAGCAGCCTGTCCAGCAAGGCTGAGGTCGTGGCGAAGTCTTTCTCGTAAGGCGGACTGTTACGCTCCTCCAGGCGCGCGGCGAGATCAGCAGGAAGACTTTTGAGAAACGCCGCCTCCATCTCCTGGGGAAAGACGATATTGCCCTGATCGCAGACGCCGATGGCAATGCAAGCGCGTAGGCCGCCTGCTGCGTAGCCGGCGATGCTGCTGCGCAGCTCCGATTCATAATCGCCAGTTCCATAGGCGAGATCGGCGTGGACTGCGCAGGTCACGCCATTGCGCAGCATCTCCAGCGAGGCGAGCAGCCCGATCGCCTGAAGGTCTGGCGAGCCGCGTCCGCGGCGCTGCGCCATCCAAAGCTCCAGCCGCTGATCGGGATATCCGAGCTGGATCTGGCTGATGCCGCGTCCGTGCTGGTGGGCGTTGACCAATCCCGGCATCAAGATCGCGTCGGGCAGATCGATGATCTCTGCTTCGGGAAAGGCGGATGCCAGCTCTGCGAAGGGTCCGGTCTTCGCGATGCGGTTTCCTTCGACCACCACGCCGTGCTCTTTCTCGAGCTGAGCGTCATGGGAGGTGAGCAGATATTCGGGTTTTAGGAGGACGATGGCCATGGGATCAGTTTCCAATTTTGCTGTCGGCCGAGGAAAAGTCTTGGAAGAGACTGCCCCAGCCGTGGATGAGACCCGGCTCGACATTGGCCATTGATAGGGATTTCCAGACAACGGCGGCGATGCTGTCGTAGATCGGGATACCGGTTTCCCGCTCCAGCCTATCAACGATCGGGGCGGCCCGGAAATTCGTGCACATCACCATGATCGCATCCGGTTTCTTGGCTGCAACCTGGTAAATGAGGTCGGCGATCTGCTCTTCGCTCCACTGGGCAAAGCTGTAGTTGCCGGGATCGTTTAGATGGCGCTCGTTCGAGCAATCGATCCCCATTCCGGCATAGTTCTCGATGATCTTCTGCTGGACGTCGGCGGTATAGGGGGTCACCAGGCCGACCTTGCGGCGGCGGGTCCGGGACAGGATTTCGTTCATTGCCAGTACAGATGTTGTCGCTCGGATTCCCGTGCGCTCCAAAATCTCGGAACACAGCGCCTCGTCATAGGCCTGCCCGAGCCAACTGCCGGAAGTCCCGCTCCAGCCGATCACGTTGACCTTCGCGTCGGCCAGCAACTCGGCAGCTTGGACAATGTTTTCCGTCTCGAACTGCCCAAGATCGCCCGGATCCATCGAAATCCGCGTTACCCTGAAACGCTGGAAGTGGCTGCTCACCCGAGGGGCGCCGGCCGTCATCGCTACGGTCAACGGTTCCAGCACGGTATTCGAGGACGGAGTCAGCATACCCAGTCGGATTCTCGCCTCCAGTGGCTTTTCGGACGGGATATGATGAATGGAGTCATTGAGCATAAGGTGTCTTCCCTGGCATATTTTTGTCTGATGGCGTGCAGTCGAAACGCACCGGAAAGGTCTCCGAAGCGGTTGGATAGCAGAGGCAGCGGGCGTGGATGCGGCGGTATGGGGCCAGAAGCGGGCCGACGCTTGCCTCGACGGCCTCAAGAGTTGGCCCCAGCTCGCCATGGATCGCCTGCGCCTCTCGCAGGATCGCCGCCTCGTCGATAAGGGTTAGCTGGCCGTCGCACAGGATGACCTTTCCGTCGACGATCGATAGCCGCAGGCCTGCGCCGGTTTCCCCATAGACCAGTTGGCGCAGCGGATCGTTTAGCGGCACGAAAGCGATCTGGTCGAGACTGTATCCGCACAGGTCGGCCTTCATTCCTATCTTGATCTCCCCGATCTGATTTTCCAGCCCAAGCGCAATGGCCCCGCCTTTGGTGGCCGCATGAAAAGCCTCCGGCGCGCCGATCCAGCGTTCGTGATCATTGCCGCGCAGCTTCTGGAGATAGGCGGTATTGGAGACGGCGCGCAGCATGTCCGCAGTCTCGACCAGCCCGCACCCATCGGTGCCGAGGCTGACATTGATTCCGGCGTCGAGCATTTCACGCATCGGCATCAGGCCGGAGCCGAGTTTCATGTTGACGGTCGGATTGTGCTGCACTGACGCTCCGGACGCGGCGATCAGTGCGATGTCGTCCGGCGTCAGCCAGACAGCGTGGATCAGCGCGGTCTTTGCCTTGAGGAAACCGAGCCGCGCCAGATGTGCGAACATGCTGGATCCATACATCAACTGGCCGGTGACCGCCTGCAGGCGCGTTTCCTGGACATGGATCATCACCGGCAGCTCGAATTCGTCGGCAAGCGCCCGCGTCGCCATCAGGAAATCGTCGCTACAGCGCTGCGGCGCCGAAGGAGCAACGATATAGCCGACCCTGTGTTCGGCCGGATGGCGGGAACGGGCCATTTCGCGCGCGAGCGTCAGCACCTCGGCTGCAGGCGTCGGGTGGACGGCATCCAATTGTGCCAGCAGGTCGGCAGGAAATTCCTCTTCCACGAAGGGCATCGCCCGGAAGAACGGCCTGTCGAACAGCGTGAAGCCGAGCAGGGCGCGGATGCCACAATCCTCATAGGCCTGTAACGCCGCCTCGACATGGCTGCGATCGAGCATCGGGCTGACATTCATATCATCGACAAGTGTGGTGGCACCGGTGCGGATCGCCTGAATGGCACTGATCATCGTGCGA
This genomic window from Pararhizobium capsulatum DSM 1112 contains:
- a CDS encoding NapC/NirT family cytochrome c; the protein is MIAWIRKVVLWAWGIMITPAVTLGLGFLTLGGFIGGVMFWGAFNTALEVTNTEKFCTGCHEMKANVYEELTRTIHFSNRSGVRASCPDCHVPHQWTDKIARKMQASKEVWGKLFGTINTRSKFLEHRLELAQHEWARMKANDSLECRNCHSSVAMDLQKQTQRAAEIHTRYLLSGKATCIDCHKGIAHELPNMEGIDPGWKMPKELEGKKMADGTPDGSTPVEDLRRALAEAHAAAF
- the moaA gene encoding GTP 3',8-cyclase MoaA, translating into MNAAFPPYQQVIDNVASQAAPMIDPFGRAVSYLRVSVTDRCDFRCTYCMAENMQFLPRKDLLTLEELERVCSVFIDKGVRKIRLTGGEPLVRKNVMVLVRQLGKRIGSGLDELTITTNGSQLARHADELYDCGVRRINVSLDTLDPDKFTKITRWGDLGKVMEGIDCALRAGIHVKLNAVALKDFNDVEIPDLLRFAHSRGMDLTLIETMPMGEIDEDRTNRYLPLSRLRADVEKDFTLTDIGHRTGGPARYVRVEETGGRLGFITPMTHNFCESCNRVRLTCTGTLYMCLGQNDAADLRAALRASPDDGILSAAIDEAIFRKPKGHDFVIDRTGRPAVARHMSVTGG
- a CDS encoding DUF3830 family protein encodes the protein MIEILAGGFAFKAKLENEAAPKTCARFLHMLPYSERIIHVRWSGEGCWIPLGDTDLELGFENATSYPAPGQFILYPGGFSETEILLAYGGVNFASKMGQLAGNHFLTIIEGLESLPALGKKVLWEGAQEIRFKQT
- a CDS encoding GntR family transcriptional regulator, translated to MPNDTQTKATAPWKPLSTKRATLHEDLVARLTEMIQEGELPPGSRMPEIQLCEHFGVSRTPLREALKVLAADGWLVWRANHGARVSEVNVKEVAEVFELLGGIERLIGRLLVERIVASEHQELDAMHLELAHRHATEDRVSYFKINQNIHRRMAEFTGNRSLQDTYEALSKKVYRARTMANYGHERWDQSLKEHIDFMEALRRGDPADFAERLEQHNSATCDAVISALNTIQTSSTTVKRSRPHD
- a CDS encoding amidohydrolase family protein — translated: MAIVLLKPEYLLTSHDAQLEKEHGVVVEGNRIAKTGPFAELASAFPEAEIIDLPDAILMPGLVNAHQHGRGISQIQLGYPDQRLELWMAQRRGRGSPDLQAIGLLASLEMLRNGVTCAVHADLAYGTGDYESELRSSIAGYAAGGLRACIAIGVCDQGNIVFPQEMEAAFLKSLPADLAARLEERNSPPYEKDFATTSALLDRLLADFGDDDKLSFCYGPSGPQWVTDPLFASVAADAARRGIGLHIHALETTGQYAACLHLYPEGTMRHLASLGAIGPKTVIAHGVFLTDDDIAVLAEGHAMVATNPGSNLRLCDATAPVPKLIASGVRVGVGSDNSSVMDDEDLFSEARVASMLTGRRNWSSPPKPTARQVIEMLTTSGAAIAGFDGRIGRLEKGWLADMTAFSLGRTRGAYLDEDMPIVDALVARARGADACLTMVGGQVLYRDGVLVGADIDAAGRQAGTAAKTARLPTSPEDVTFTDQLRPHLTDFYSRLTAATEFPDILS
- a CDS encoding maleate cis-trans isomerase family protein; the protein is MLNDSIHHIPSEKPLEARIRLGMLTPSSNTVLEPLTVAMTAGAPRVSSHFQRFRVTRISMDPGDLGQFETENIVQAAELLADAKVNVIGWSGTSGSWLGQAYDEALCSEILERTGIRATTSVLAMNEILSRTRRRKVGLVTPYTADVQQKIIENYAGMGIDCSNERHLNDPGNYSFAQWSEEQIADLIYQVAAKKPDAIMVMCTNFRAAPIVDRLERETGIPIYDSIAAVVWKSLSMANVEPGLIHGWGSLFQDFSSADSKIGN
- a CDS encoding amidohydrolase family protein produces the protein MQDRITLTSATLVGDTAGRTMDIFIAADRIADLQQAGARPPEGIVIDASRLLISPGFIDGHHHSHENFLKGRFEGQPLELVMNFVRPLTPVPMTARQVYVRTMISAIQAIRTGATTLVDDMNVSPMLDRSHVEAALQAYEDCGIRALLGFTLFDRPFFRAMPFVEEEFPADLLAQLDAVHPTPAAEVLTLAREMARSRHPAEHRVGYIVAPSAPQRCSDDFLMATRALADEFELPVMIHVQETRLQAVTGQLMYGSSMFAHLARLGFLKAKTALIHAVWLTPDDIALIAASGASVQHNPTVNMKLGSGLMPMREMLDAGINVSLGTDGCGLVETADMLRAVSNTAYLQKLRGNDHERWIGAPEAFHAATKGGAIALGLENQIGEIKIGMKADLCGYSLDQIAFVPLNDPLRQLVYGETGAGLRLSIVDGKVILCDGQLTLIDEAAILREAQAIHGELGPTLEAVEASVGPLLAPYRRIHARCLCYPTASETFPVRFDCTPSDKNMPGKTPYAQ